In one window of Sardina pilchardus chromosome 23, fSarPil1.1, whole genome shotgun sequence DNA:
- the LOC134071437 gene encoding tripartite motif-containing protein 16-like, with protein sequence MAVHTRSAQEALEHSDRIFTELLQFIERRRSEVKELIRAQEEAAVSRAEGIVRELEQEIEELRRGDAELERLSYDKDHVHFIQVQ encoded by the exons ATGGCAGTTCACACA CGTTCTGCACAAGAAGCGTTGGAGCACAGCGACAGGATCTTCACTGAGTTGCTGCAGTTCATTGAGAGAAGACGCTCTGAGGTGAAAGAGCTGATCAGAGCTCAGGAGGAGGCAGCTGTGAGTCGGGCTGAAGGGATCGTGagggagctggagcaggagatcGAGGAACTGAGGAGGGGAGACGCTGAACTGGAGCGCCTGTCATATGACAAGGACCACGTCCATTTCATCCAGGTACAGTAG